A window of Cohnella herbarum contains these coding sequences:
- a CDS encoding cache domain-containing sensor histidine kinase has product MKWTSRRLFPFFFRKVRSRFLAAMILLSVPPLFLLGYISFNIAKDTLTNNNTQTNIDHLETSSEVADLLFRNIVNLNRSIVLNDDIRNDLRDSEINSSAQQSEMNATTSNRLQRVINSDSYDSRYVDSLCVLDLYYQTYCLRKSDDAGIYETPTKKQDIEATDWYEQAVAAKGRVVFFSYNVLGDKSNIFSTVKLFRDSGDPKGKPLGLLIVNLSKSMFGSVFSGSNNNGTFMAVDSSQGALKVVYPEENVIDMPQTADSLSATLNQLRDQGYLVSEYRNQTTGWTLLHLIQKKELLKQSNRIGTATTLIASLIALVALLLSVIISGTITKPLIQIKKMMVDWNKGAREFDGKFSEDEVGTIGETFKRITSENEELAKRLIHSELKEREAELRALQAQIKPHFLYNTLDSIYWMARLQKNKEAAQMALSLSESFKLSLNKGKETIPVYKELQHIEHYMTIQNIRYNNRFAYHANVDESILSTEILKLIVQPLVENAIYHGLEPKLGEGKIEVSGTKEGDYLVFIIEDDGVGIEDMSVTRQGYGLTNVKERIELYYGATSIFRITSEEGVGTKVEIRFKPYPEEA; this is encoded by the coding sequence ATGAAATGGACATCAAGACGGCTATTCCCGTTCTTTTTCCGCAAAGTCAGAAGTCGATTTTTGGCCGCAATGATCCTATTGTCCGTCCCCCCTCTGTTCCTCCTCGGTTATATTTCCTTTAACATCGCCAAAGATACCCTTACGAACAACAATACTCAGACGAATATCGACCACTTGGAGACGTCAAGCGAAGTGGCCGACCTCCTATTCCGCAACATCGTGAACCTGAACCGTTCGATCGTTCTGAACGATGACATTCGCAACGACCTGCGGGACAGCGAGATCAATTCGAGCGCGCAGCAAAGCGAGATGAACGCAACGACCAGCAATCGGCTGCAGAGGGTCATCAACAGCGACTCTTACGACTCGCGTTACGTCGACTCGCTATGCGTGCTTGACCTCTACTATCAAACCTATTGTCTGAGAAAATCCGATGACGCGGGCATCTATGAGACGCCAACGAAGAAACAAGACATCGAAGCAACGGATTGGTACGAACAAGCCGTCGCCGCTAAAGGCAGAGTGGTGTTTTTCAGCTATAACGTGCTCGGCGACAAGTCTAATATTTTCTCGACGGTCAAGCTATTCCGCGACTCCGGGGATCCGAAAGGCAAACCGCTCGGCCTATTGATCGTTAATCTATCGAAGTCCATGTTCGGCAGCGTATTCAGCGGAAGCAATAATAACGGCACGTTCATGGCGGTCGATTCCTCGCAAGGCGCGCTGAAAGTGGTCTACCCGGAGGAGAACGTCATCGATATGCCGCAAACGGCGGATAGTTTGTCCGCTACGTTGAACCAGTTGCGCGATCAAGGTTACTTGGTCAGTGAATATCGTAATCAGACGACGGGATGGACGTTATTGCATCTTATCCAGAAGAAGGAACTGCTGAAGCAGTCCAACCGGATCGGCACCGCGACGACTTTGATCGCTTCTTTGATTGCGCTCGTGGCGTTGCTGCTGTCGGTTATCATCTCGGGTACGATCACGAAACCCCTTATTCAGATCAAGAAAATGATGGTCGATTGGAATAAAGGAGCAAGGGAATTCGACGGCAAATTTTCGGAGGACGAGGTAGGTACGATCGGCGAGACGTTCAAGCGAATCACTTCGGAGAACGAGGAGCTGGCCAAGAGGCTCATCCACTCGGAATTGAAGGAGAGGGAAGCCGAGCTGCGTGCGCTGCAGGCGCAAATCAAGCCCCATTTTCTATATAACACGTTGGACTCGATCTATTGGATGGCCCGATTACAGAAAAATAAGGAGGCCGCCCAGATGGCGCTCTCTTTATCCGAGAGTTTCAAGCTCAGCCTGAATAAGGGCAAAGAGACGATCCCCGTCTATAAGGAGCTGCAGCATATCGAGCATTACATGACGATTCAAAACATTCGGTACAACAATCGGTTCGCTTATCATGCGAACGTAGACGAATCGATCTTGAGTACCGAAATTCTGAAGCTGATCGTCCAACCTCTCGTGGAGAACGCGATCTATCACGGGCTCGAGCCTAAGCTTGGGGAAGGGAAGATCGAAGTGTCGGGGACCAAAGAGGGAGACTACCTCGTATTCATCATCGAAGACGATGGGGTTGGCATCGAGGATATGTCGGTTACCCGCCAAGGATACGGGCTTACCAACGTGAAGGAACGGATAGAGCTTTACTACGGGGCGACCAGCATCTTCCGAATCACAAGCGAAGAAGGCGTGGGCACCAAGGTGGAAATCAGATTCAAACCTTATCCCGAGGAGGCGTAA
- a CDS encoding response regulator transcription factor, whose translation MLKAVVFDDEYIVIEALRTLIDWTGLEVELVGTAGDGITALEVFRQQRPDIVLTDIRMPGMDGLQLIQEIMREAEDTCCIVFSGFNEFEYVKQAIQLGVIDYLEKPITDESVERSLHKAVSRIASQRETMEIRRKWEESQRELQEKALLDGQALDDGHTPKSSAVERARSYIVLHVNRDLSLQEVADHVGMNAAYLSVLFKEETGETYIKFLTRYRMELAKMLLRKGLKVNEVSERVGYHTYRHFSEVFKKFTGTTPGQFRDLT comes from the coding sequence ATGCTTAAAGCCGTCGTATTTGACGATGAATACATCGTAATCGAAGCACTGCGGACGCTTATAGATTGGACGGGCTTAGAGGTCGAACTGGTCGGGACGGCGGGCGATGGCATTACCGCGCTAGAGGTGTTCAGACAACAGAGGCCCGACATCGTGCTGACCGATATCCGGATGCCGGGGATGGATGGTCTTCAGCTCATTCAGGAGATTATGCGCGAAGCCGAGGATACCTGCTGTATCGTATTCAGCGGTTTCAATGAATTCGAATACGTGAAGCAAGCGATTCAGCTTGGCGTTATTGATTATCTAGAGAAGCCGATTACGGATGAGAGCGTGGAGCGCTCCTTGCACAAGGCGGTGAGCCGAATCGCCAGTCAACGCGAGACGATGGAAATCCGCAGAAAGTGGGAGGAGAGTCAGCGGGAATTACAGGAGAAGGCGTTGTTGGACGGTCAAGCGCTAGACGATGGCCATACGCCGAAGAGCTCCGCGGTCGAGCGGGCCCGTTCTTATATCGTGCTGCACGTGAACCGGGACTTGTCGCTGCAGGAGGTGGCCGATCACGTGGGGATGAACGCCGCTTACCTGAGCGTGCTGTTCAAGGAGGAGACGGGCGAAACGTATATCAAATTCCTGACCCGTTACCGGATGGAGCTAGCCAAGATGCTGCTTCGCAAAGGCTTGAAGGTTAATGAAGTGAGCGAGCGGGTCGGCTATCATACGTATCGGCATTTCTCGGAAGTATTCAAGAAATTCACGGGTACCACCCCCGGACAATTTCGGGATCTGACCTAA
- a CDS encoding ABC transporter substrate-binding protein, which yields MRKPSLGKSKKVVSVLSCVLLIAGLLAGCGGSNDKDNASSSAKASPSDSSSSSASASPAESESSKPQEKVTISLLVDNSQDAVSVAKALVDAFQAKNPNITIETETRPAGSEGDNFVKTRLSTGDMNDVFFYNAGSLMQALNPEQNILDVSSEPWQADVIDSFKQTVTFNGKQYGAPTNATMGGGWFYNKKIYADLGLTVPKTWAELMANNKKIKDSGLTAIIGTYKESWTSQLIMLADYYNVQAEAPNFAADYTANKAKYATTPAALRSFEKLEETVGYMNKDYLAATLDSGIKMLAEGKGAHYPMLTFIIPTIAQNNPESINDIGFFAQPGDNADKNGITVWMSPAAYIYKNSQHIDEAKQFLAFIASPEGMAVVGTVSQPTGPYVVKGATMPDDVPQVVKDMLPYFDSGKTAPALEYISPIKGPSLEQITVEVGTGKRKATDAASLYDKDVEKQAKQLGLAGW from the coding sequence ATGAGAAAGCCGAGTTTAGGAAAATCGAAAAAAGTCGTCTCCGTCCTATCCTGCGTATTGTTGATTGCAGGCTTGCTAGCAGGTTGCGGCGGTTCGAACGACAAGGACAATGCTTCCTCCTCCGCAAAAGCATCTCCGTCGGATAGCTCATCATCGTCCGCTAGCGCGTCGCCGGCGGAGAGCGAATCCAGCAAACCGCAAGAAAAGGTCACGATCTCATTGCTCGTCGATAATTCGCAAGACGCGGTTAGCGTAGCCAAGGCTTTGGTAGATGCATTCCAAGCGAAGAACCCGAACATAACGATCGAGACGGAAACTCGTCCGGCCGGCAGCGAAGGCGACAACTTCGTGAAGACCCGTCTATCGACCGGCGATATGAACGACGTTTTTTTCTACAACGCCGGCTCGCTTATGCAAGCGCTTAATCCGGAACAGAATATTTTAGATGTCTCGAGTGAACCTTGGCAAGCCGATGTCATCGACTCCTTCAAGCAAACGGTTACATTTAACGGCAAACAATATGGCGCGCCGACTAATGCGACAATGGGCGGCGGTTGGTTCTACAACAAGAAAATCTACGCTGATCTCGGGCTTACCGTACCTAAGACTTGGGCTGAATTAATGGCAAACAATAAGAAAATCAAGGACTCAGGCCTTACGGCGATTATCGGAACCTACAAGGAATCATGGACCTCGCAGTTGATCATGCTAGCCGATTACTATAACGTGCAAGCCGAAGCTCCTAACTTCGCGGCCGATTATACGGCGAATAAAGCGAAGTATGCGACAACGCCGGCGGCTTTAAGAAGCTTCGAGAAGCTTGAAGAGACGGTAGGCTACATGAACAAGGATTACTTGGCCGCAACCTTGGATTCGGGTATTAAGATGCTGGCCGAAGGCAAGGGAGCGCATTATCCAATGCTCACCTTCATTATCCCGACCATCGCGCAGAACAATCCCGAAAGCATTAACGATATCGGATTCTTCGCCCAGCCAGGCGATAATGCGGATAAGAACGGAATCACGGTATGGATGTCGCCCGCGGCTTATATTTACAAGAACTCGCAGCATATCGATGAAGCCAAGCAATTCTTAGCCTTCATTGCCTCCCCCGAAGGGATGGCAGTGGTCGGCACGGTGTCCCAACCGACCGGCCCTTACGTCGTTAAAGGCGCTACGATGCCGGACGACGTCCCGCAAGTCGTCAAAGACATGCTTCCTTACTTCGATTCCGGCAAGACGGCTCCGGCGCTGGAATACATTTCTCCGATCAAGGGACCGAGCCTTGAGCAGATCACGGTCGAGGTCGGCACGGGCAAACGGAAAGCAACGGACGCCGCGAGCTTATACGACAAAGACGTAGAGAAGCAAGCGAAACAGTTGGGACTCGCAGGCTGGTAA
- a CDS encoding carbohydrate ABC transporter permease: MTKVWKRTYTYYFLLPAAIIYLIIFILPTFMSFFFSMTRWTLQDWSYIGFDNFKTFFQESSLNIGFQNTFVYAAVTCAFKVVFGLLLGVFLTSKIRTKNYLRSVVFFPTLVSTIAVGIAFSTLMHPTEGLINTTLAFFGISGPDWLGDTRIALLSVAFVDIWKGIGFATVIYIAGIMSIPEEYYEALQIDGGNSWHKFWNIILPLSRSATNSVIILAFIGGLRSFDILWPMTRGGPGFATDVIASIIYKQYQAGFYGLATAGNVILFLFVSVLAFPLSHYLNRREVNL, from the coding sequence ATGACCAAGGTTTGGAAAAGAACCTATACTTACTACTTCCTGCTGCCTGCGGCGATCATCTACCTGATCATTTTTATATTGCCGACGTTCATGTCCTTCTTCTTCAGCATGACCCGTTGGACGCTACAGGATTGGTCTTATATCGGATTCGACAACTTCAAGACGTTCTTCCAAGAGTCGTCGCTCAATATCGGTTTCCAGAACACGTTCGTCTACGCGGCCGTTACCTGCGCCTTTAAGGTCGTATTCGGGCTGCTTCTGGGCGTCTTCCTCACTTCGAAAATAAGGACTAAAAACTATCTCAGATCCGTCGTGTTCTTCCCCACCTTGGTAAGCACGATCGCCGTCGGTATCGCTTTCAGCACGCTTATGCATCCGACGGAAGGCTTGATCAACACGACGCTGGCTTTCTTCGGAATATCCGGTCCGGATTGGTTGGGCGATACGCGGATAGCGCTGCTATCGGTCGCGTTCGTGGATATCTGGAAAGGCATAGGTTTCGCCACGGTCATCTACATCGCGGGCATCATGTCCATTCCCGAGGAATATTACGAGGCCTTGCAGATCGACGGGGGCAATTCGTGGCACAAGTTCTGGAACATCATCCTTCCGCTTAGCCGATCGGCAACGAATTCGGTCATCATTCTGGCGTTCATCGGCGGCTTGCGCAGCTTCGACATTTTATGGCCGATGACCCGAGGGGGACCCGGCTTTGCGACGGACGTCATTGCCTCCATCATCTATAAACAGTATCAAGCCGGATTCTATGGTTTGGCCACGGCGGGCAACGTCATCCTGTTCCTATTCGTGTCCGTGCTCGCCTTCCCGCTGTCGCACTACCTGAACCGAAGAGAGGTGAACCTATGA
- a CDS encoding carbohydrate ABC transporter permease, translating to MIRNLRRFSLEFGAVLASIVIFWVPLYFVFVNAMKDARGASLRSMAWPTSNHLWSNVKEVIQSRDYMLVRAFVNSTTLTLLSIALLLIVCAMAGFVMQRRSDRATPWISFFVLAGLIIPPAIVPTIWVLDKLHLFKTMLGLILVEVALAFPFGVLLYRGFMGAIPREIDEAAVVDGCGGPRLFFRIIFPLLKPVNATIIVTSSVAIFNDFTNPLYFFPGSKNATVQLTLYNYMSQFVSQFNLLYTNILLITLPPLVLFIFFNKKIVAGITAGAVKG from the coding sequence ATGATTCGCAATCTTCGCCGGTTCAGCCTGGAATTCGGAGCGGTTCTGGCTTCGATCGTTATTTTCTGGGTTCCGCTCTATTTCGTATTCGTGAATGCCATGAAAGATGCGAGAGGCGCATCCTTGCGCAGCATGGCGTGGCCGACTTCGAACCATCTGTGGAGCAACGTCAAGGAAGTCATCCAGTCGCGAGACTACATGCTGGTACGCGCCTTCGTCAACAGTACGACACTGACTCTCTTGTCTATCGCATTACTGCTGATCGTGTGCGCGATGGCGGGTTTCGTCATGCAAAGACGCTCAGACAGGGCGACGCCTTGGATTAGCTTTTTCGTGCTTGCGGGGCTGATCATCCCCCCTGCTATCGTCCCTACGATCTGGGTGCTGGACAAGCTGCATCTATTCAAAACGATGCTAGGACTCATATTGGTAGAGGTTGCCTTAGCGTTCCCATTCGGCGTATTGCTGTATCGCGGCTTCATGGGAGCGATTCCCCGGGAGATCGACGAAGCGGCCGTCGTCGATGGCTGCGGTGGGCCCCGGTTGTTTTTCCGGATTATTTTCCCGTTGCTGAAGCCGGTGAACGCGACGATCATCGTGACCTCTTCGGTAGCGATTTTCAACGATTTCACCAACCCGCTCTACTTCTTCCCGGGCTCCAAGAACGCGACGGTGCAGCTCACGCTCTACAACTACATGAGTCAATTCGTCTCGCAATTCAACTTGCTTTACACGAACATTCTGCTCATCACCCTTCCTCCGCTCGTGCTGTTCATTTTCTTCAACAAGAAGATCGTGGCCGGGATAACGGCGGGAGCCGTAAAAGGGTAA